AACCGCGCGTTCGGCGACTGCGCGGTCGACCACGGCGTCGTCGTGCAGGAACGCGCAGGCGAGACGACGCTGCTGGCGGTCGCGTTCGACGTGACCGTCACAGAACCCGAGGGGACGGCACGGCTGACCGTGGTCGTGGAGATGCGGTGACGATGTTGCGGGGCTGCGGTGGTCGTGGAGCGCGTTGTGGTGAGAGACGGGACGGCGCGATGGAGCGTCAGCGGCGCCGAACGCGCCGCGCCGCCGAGACACCGCCGACCGCGACGAACAGCAATCCGATCCCCGCGAACAGGAGCGGCGCATTCGACGTACGGTCCAGGAGGAACGCACTGTCGGGGTCCGCCGGGTCGACGTGCGCGGACACCGAGTCACCCGACTCGTAGTCGGCCAGCACGTCCCGCGCCGCGGACTCGGTGTCGTAGGTCGGTGAGGTCGTCGACGGGAACACGTTCGTGCTCGTGTACGACTCACCGTCGTACTCGTAGGTGAACTCGACCGTCGGCCGGTAGTCGGCGCCTGCGCTCCCCGTCGACGTCGCCTCGACGCCCGTCTCGACGACCACGGCGTCAACGTCAACGGCGTCGGCGACCGCGTCGGACTGCTGAGTGTAGTCGTACGCGCCGAACCCGGTCACCGCAAGACCGACGACGAGCATGACGAGCGCGCCGCCGAGCGTGCTCGGACCGTCGACGGAGAGCGAACTGTCGTCACCCATCTACCTCGGCACCTCTGCCGGGGCGAGAACCGTCCGAGCGGTGCGAGACGACTGTGACTCCGGAGCGATCTGGGGGGAGGGCACACGACGAGACCCACCGTCCAACCTGTTGATAGTTCTGGTCGATCCCGTGTATCTCCCAGCGGCACCTGTGAATCGCCGACGTGGCAGCCAGAACGCGACGCATGTTCATTACCTCTCTCCGCCAACAGAGGGCGACAATGCCCACGCCATACACCACCGAGCCGGCTGCGAGCGGCGCGCGAGCGACGACGACGCGCCGGACGGTGCTGGCGGCGGGCGCGCTCGCCGTCGGGGGACTCAGCGGGTGTCTCGGTCGCGTCGCGAGCGCGGTGACCGAGACGGGTGCCTCACCCGCGGCGTTCTACGGCGGCGACCGACGGACGACCGGGGCGGACGGGGGCGGCGACGCCGACGACACCCACCGGGCGTACCACCCCGGAGAGATGACCGTCCGCCATGTCCCGTCGCGGATCCGTGGGGAGTTCGGCCCACTTTCGGGGCGGCTGGACCTCGACGGCTGGACGACGAGCGCGGAGACGCGGGCGCAGAACCACAACTCCTCGCGGTCGAATCGGACCGAGCCCGTCGCGTTCGACGACTTCGACGACGACGACAGCGACGGCGACGGCGTCGGCGACGGCACCGAGGAGGACGTCGAACTGCTGTTCGACTACCTCGGCGACGAGCCGGTGATCGCAGAGCGGTTCGTCGTCGCCGTCCCCGACGCTCGGCTCCCCGGCGGTGCCGCGCTGGCGGACGAACTGACGCCCGCCCGACTCGTGGCGTACCTCACGGGCGACCCGGACGACGGCCTGTGTGGGCGTGCGAGGCGCGGCGAGGGCGTCGTCCACCGCGACATCGCCTGTCGGAACGTCCTCTCAGCGCGGCTGGTCGAAGAGACCGACAAGGGGCGGCTGGTCCGCGTCCGTTCGGGGCCCGACGGCGTCGTCGTGACGGGGACCGACGCCGACGACCCCGAGGGTGCGGCGATGGCGTTCGTCACCGAGGACGGAGGAGAGACGAGCGCAGACGCGGACGACTGGGGTCGCGAGGTGACCCCCGGCGCGTCGGGGACGGGGGGCGAGTCGACCGCCGCGGCGACCGCGACGCTCGTGTGCCCGGTGTACGCGACGCCGCCTGGCTGCCCGACCCCGATGCCGGCACTGTTGCACCTGCGGCGGTGTCGCCACGACGGGCAACTACTGTTCGCCGGCGGGTGGACGATCGACGACGGCGCGCTGTACGCGGACGCGGCGACGCTACTCGGCGGCGGGCGCGCGACAGCGGTCGTCGGCGTGTCCCCGGCCGATCTCGACCGGGTTCGAGGCGGCGGCGGCGACCTCGACGGCGACGGCTACGGGGACCTGCTCGCACGCAGGACGGGAAACGACCGGGATCGACACGGGGCGACGCTGTTCAGCGGCGTCCACGACCCCGACGCGGCGTACCTCACGCGAGCGCTCCGCGAGGGACTCGCGAGCGAGAACCTCCCCGAGACAGGCGTCGTGGCCGCCCTCGACGCTCCGCTCGTCCACCTCGTCGCCGCCAGCGCCTCGAACGAAGTGAAGTTCAAGGCGGGTGCTGAGCTGTCGGGACAGGTGAACTGAGGCGCCGAACGCCGCCGCTATCCTCGGCCCACGACGCCCTCGAGACACCGACACCGTCACATTCGACAGGCGGACAGCCG
The DNA window shown above is from Halobaculum marinum and carries:
- a CDS encoding DUF3592 domain-containing protein yields the protein MGDDSSLSVDGPSTLGGALVMLVVGLAVTGFGAYDYTQQSDAVADAVDVDAVVVETGVEATSTGSAGADYRPTVEFTYEYDGESYTSTNVFPSTTSPTYDTESAARDVLADYESGDSVSAHVDPADPDSAFLLDRTSNAPLLFAGIGLLFVAVGGVSAARRVRRR